Within the Stenotrophomonas sp. 610A2 genome, the region CAAACACCGACACACCACGCTCGATCAGTGCGATGTTGACGCTGAATTCGCCATTGCGCTTGATGAACTCGCGGGTGCCGTCCAGCGGATCCACCAGCCAGTAGCGCCGCCACTGGCGGCGCGTCTCCCACGGCAGCTGCGCCGATTCTTCGGACAACACCGGGATGTCCGGGGTCAGTTGCGACAGACCGTCCACGATCAACCGGTGCGCGGCCAGATCAGCTGTGGTGACCGGGCTGTCATCAGCCTTCTGTTCGATATCGAAGCCGCTGGCGTAGACCTGCATGATCGCCGCGCCTGCGCGCTGGGCTATATCCAGCACGCCTTCGCGCAGGGCATCATCGACTACCGCGCTCATGCACCACCCCGCAGCCACTCACGGGTAATGAACAGGGCCGCCAGCGAGCGTCCTTCGGAGAAGTCCTCGCGCAGCATCAGCTGGTCCAGTTCGGCCAGCTTCCACGGCACCACTTCCAGTTCTTCGGGCTCATCGCCAGGCAGACGCTTCGGATACAGGTCGCGCGCCAGCACCAGCGTGGATTGGTGACTCATATAAGTAGGTGCCAGGGTCAGGCTGCGCAGCGCATCCAGCCTGCGCGCACCGTAACCGGCCTCCTCCTTGAGCTCGCGGTCGGCCGCTTCGATCGGCGTCTCGCCTTCATCGATGCGGCCCTTGACCAGACCCAGCTCGTAGCGGTGCAGGCCAGCAGCGTATTCACGCACCAGCAACACGGTCTCATCGTCGAGCATCGGCACCACCACCACCGCGCCGTGACCACCGCTGACCAGTCGCTGGAAATGGCGGCGCTCGCCGTTGGAGAACTCCAGATCCAACTGTTGCTGGCGGAACGGCCCGATGTGTTCTTCGACCACGTTGTGGATCTGTGGCAGGCGGCGACTCATGCGTCGCTCCGGGCAAAACGACGGTAGATCGATAGAATGCGCATTGGCAGATACGTTTTCATGACGTTGAAATGCTAGCAGACCCAGCCGCTCCCCACGTGGCACCGCCTTTGCGAGAACTCCCATGCGCCTTACCCGTAGCCCGATTGAACTGCCACTTGCCGTCGGCCAGACCCTGTCCCTGCCCGAGGATGTGGCCAATCACCTGGTTCGGGTGATGCGCCTGCGCGAGGGCGAAGGCTGCGTGTTGTTCAATGGTGATGGGCATGACTACGCGGCCACCCTCAGCGCGATCAGCAAGCGCGAGGTACAGGTGCACATCGACAGTGCCCAGGCCGTCGACAACGAATCGCCGCTGGCGATCACCTTGCTGCAGGGTATTGCGCGCGGCGAGAAGATGGACCTGATCCTGCAGAAGGCCACCGAGCTTGGGGTCAGCAGCATCATTCCGGTCAATGCCGAGCGTACCGAGGTCAAGCTGGATGCCGCTCGGGCCGAAAAGCGCATCGCCCATTGGCGCAATGTGGTTGGTTCGGCCTGTGGTCAATCCGGGCGTGCGCGGATTCCGTCCATCGGCAGCCCGCAGGCCTTGGCGGCGGCAGCGACGGCACTGCCCGTACAGACACTGCGACTGACCCTGGATCCATTGGGTGAGCACCGCCTGGCTTCACTGCCGTCGGCGCCAGCCAACGGCGTGGTGATCGCAATTGGCCCGGAAGGCGGCTGGTCGCCGCGTGATCGCCAGCAACTGAGCGAGGCGGGCTTCCAGGGCCTGCAGCTGGGCCCGCGCATCCTGCGCACCGAGACCGCCGGCCTGGCCGCGATCGCGGCCCTGCAGGCGCGGCTGGGCGACCTGTAGCGCCGAGCCATGCTCGGCTGGGGCGTTGCCGCTGCCCCCACCGTGTAGGAGCGGCGTAAGCCGCGAAGCCGACAACGCTGGAATCAGCAACCGGTCTGCAATCTGATGCCGTGCGGGCTTCGCGGCTTACGCCGCTCACACAACCTTCTGGTCCTCGGGAAAGCCTCTGCCGAGCATGGCTCGGCACTACAGTTATGTCTGACCCTGCGCCATGTTCGGCTGGGTCGTTACCGCTGCCCCCACCGTGTAGGAGCGGTGTCAGCCGCGAGGCCGACAACGCTGGAATCAGCAACTGGTCTGCAATCTGATGGAGTGCGAGTTTCGCGGTTCACGCCGCTCCCACAACCTTCATCTCCTCGGGAAAGCCGCTGCCGAGCATGGCTCGGCACTACCGATGCCTGTCAGGCTACGGCTTCTGCCAGGGCGAGGATGACCGCGCTTTCGACTGCATCAAGGTCCGGCAGCAGCGCGCTTTGTTCGCCGAGCAGGACGCGCATGTGCACGCCTACCGGCAGGCTTTCTTCCGATGCGTCGGCCAGCAGGCCGTCACGCGGAACCGCGATCAGCTGCGGGAAGGACTGGGTCAGCAAGGCGAAATACGGCAGGTCCGGGTTGCCACCCAAGGCCTTGAGTACAACCACCTTGTTGTTGCTGGTGACCATTTCATTGCCATGGCCGCTGAGTCCGGCGTAGGACAGCAGCGGCACGCTCCAGCCATGCCACGCGATCTGCCCGACCAGCCACGCTGGTGCATTGGCAATCGGCTCGACCGCCACGCGCGACATCATTTCCGCCACCGTCGCGTTGGGCAGCAATACGCGCTCGGTACCGGCCTGTATCAGTACCCCACGGACTTCATCGTTGTTTGCGTAGCTCATCGTCAGTTCCTGGGTCGCGCTGCGGTCACGCCGCGCAATGCACAGCCAATTCGGCGGCGAGGTATTCCGGATCACCGGCGCTCATGCCAGCGACAGCCAACTGGCTGGCAGCAGCCGGGTCATAGCAACCCTCGCCGATCTGCCCTGCCACCCAGCCACCCTTCCCGGCAAATTCCAACACCGGGGCGACCATCGCCACGTCGGCGCCACTGAGCATCAGCACCGCGCTGCGGTCCGGTTGCAGCGCGCCGAGCAGGTCGTTGGCTTCCGCGCAGAAGCGCAGGCCCTCGGCGCTGGACTCCACACCGATCACGTCGGGAAGAATATAGACGTCGCCCGGGACCAGGTTCTGGCCCGGATCGGCCAAGGTC harbors:
- the nudE gene encoding ADP compounds hydrolase NudE, which produces MSRRLPQIHNVVEEHIGPFRQQQLDLEFSNGERRHFQRLVSGGHGAVVVVPMLDDETVLLVREYAAGLHRYELGLVKGRIDEGETPIEAADRELKEEAGYGARRLDALRSLTLAPTYMSHQSTLVLARDLYPKRLPGDEPEELEVVPWKLAELDQLMLREDFSEGRSLAALFITREWLRGGA
- a CDS encoding chemotaxis protein CheW, which gives rise to MSYANNDEVRGVLIQAGTERVLLPNATVAEMMSRVAVEPIANAPAWLVGQIAWHGWSVPLLSYAGLSGHGNEMVTSNNKVVVLKALGGNPDLPYFALLTQSFPQLIAVPRDGLLADASEESLPVGVHMRVLLGEQSALLPDLDAVESAVILALAEAVA
- a CDS encoding 16S rRNA (uracil(1498)-N(3))-methyltransferase → MRLTRSPIELPLAVGQTLSLPEDVANHLVRVMRLREGEGCVLFNGDGHDYAATLSAISKREVQVHIDSAQAVDNESPLAITLLQGIARGEKMDLILQKATELGVSSIIPVNAERTEVKLDAARAEKRIAHWRNVVGSACGQSGRARIPSIGSPQALAAAATALPVQTLRLTLDPLGEHRLASLPSAPANGVVIAIGPEGGWSPRDRQQLSEAGFQGLQLGPRILRTETAGLAAIAALQARLGDL